The Methanosphaera stadtmanae DSM 3091 genome includes a window with the following:
- a CDS encoding MTH1187 family thiamine-binding protein: MITADFAILPVGTDGTELKKFVTAAVQVIKDSNLNYQLTGMGTQIEANSYEELYPVLAKAQEAVFEAGIGRVYSVIKIDDRRDLENRTLDAKVDTVNKLLE; this comes from the coding sequence ATGATAACAGCAGATTTTGCAATATTACCAGTTGGAACAGATGGTACTGAATTAAAAAAATTTGTAACAGCAGCAGTACAAGTTATTAAAGATTCTAATCTTAATTACCAATTAACTGGTATGGGTACACAGATTGAAGCTAATAGTTATGAAGAATTATATCCAGTATTAGCTAAAGCACAAGAAGCAGTTTTTGAAGCAGGTATTGGTAGAGTTTATTCTGTTATTAAAATTGATGATAGAAGAGATTTAGAAAATCGTACACTTGATGCTAAGGTTGATACTGTAAATAAATTACTTGAATAA
- a CDS encoding TIGR04255 family protein: protein MKKGERYENPYLTEVIVRINFSTILALSGNNESAAEDFRKNIFEQYPIALLKKNHEVNIGLNIQSDGFNQINQRDKIIWEFKNKEDNKKIELSDSYVLLTYTKEAYTNFRYLLQDIILILDALKKYSPINPHLLQLRYINQLSGKSIEELTKCINKPYFNEEIIDLNGKDTFVQNLSRLTITEGKYLLNTQYGLFNPGYPNPNFEKNYILDFDCSFYNIESMNQINEELKEMNYFIWKQFQLAITDKLKKEMKGELDE, encoded by the coding sequence ATGAAAAAAGGTGAAAGATATGAAAATCCTTATTTAACTGAAGTTATAGTAAGGATTAATTTTTCTACAATACTTGCATTATCAGGTAATAATGAAAGTGCTGCAGAAGATTTTCGTAAGAATATATTTGAACAATATCCAATAGCCTTACTGAAAAAAAATCATGAAGTGAATATTGGATTAAATATTCAATCAGATGGCTTTAATCAAATTAATCAAAGAGATAAAATAATATGGGAATTTAAAAATAAAGAAGATAATAAAAAAATAGAATTATCTGATTCATATGTTTTATTAACATACACTAAAGAAGCTTATACCAATTTCCGATATTTACTACAAGACATCATATTAATATTAGATGCATTGAAAAAATATTCTCCTATAAACCCACATTTACTCCAGTTACGATATATTAATCAACTATCAGGTAAATCAATTGAAGAATTAACTAAATGCATTAACAAACCTTATTTCAATGAAGAGATAATAGATTTAAATGGTAAGGATACCTTTGTTCAAAATCTAAGTAGATTAACAATAACTGAAGGAAAATATCTTTTAAATACCCAATATGGACTGTTTAATCCAGGTTATCCGAATCCAAATTTTGAAAAGAATTATATACTTGATTTTGACTGTAGTTTTTATAACATTGAATCAATGAATCAAATAAATGAAGAATTAAAAGAAATGAATTATTTTATATGGAAGCAATTCCAATTAGCTATAACAGATAAACTAAAAAAAGAAATGAAAGGTGAATTAGATGAATGA
- a CDS encoding DNA-3-methyladenine glycosylase I, translated as MNKNIRCSWCNIDNPLYIDYHDNEWGVPNFNDEYLFEMLILEIFQAGLSWETILNKREDFRYAFDDFSAEKISCYDEDKIQTLMANKKIIRNELKIRSSIVNASVFIDISHEFNGFYNYIKTFTNNKIIYENNKTKSSLSESISKNLKKRGMKFVGPTIIYSFLQAIGVIYSHEDECFLYKKNS; from the coding sequence TTGAATAAAAATATTAGATGTAGTTGGTGTAATATAGATAATCCATTATACATAGATTATCATGATAATGAATGGGGTGTTCCTAATTTTAATGATGAATATCTCTTTGAGATGTTAATACTCGAAATATTTCAAGCAGGACTATCATGGGAGACTATTCTTAATAAAAGAGAAGATTTTAGATATGCATTTGATGATTTTTCTGCAGAAAAGATTTCTTGTTACGATGAAGATAAGATTCAAACATTAATGGCAAATAAAAAAATTATTAGAAATGAACTAAAAATTAGATCATCTATTGTTAATGCAAGTGTATTTATTGATATTAGTCATGAATTTAATGGTTTTTATAATTATATTAAAACATTTACTAATAATAAGATTATATATGAAAATAATAAGACAAAATCTAGTTTATCTGAGTCTATTTCTAAAAATCTTAAAAAAAGAGGTATGAAATTTGTTGGACCTACTATTATTTATTCATTTCTACAAGCCATAGGTGTTATATATTCACATGAAGATGAATGTTTTCTATATAAAAAAAATAGTTGA
- a CDS encoding type II toxin-antitoxin system RelE family toxin, with protein sequence MVTVSYDDHFCKVISNLDNTYKLRVKKQIRKIVSNPVIGKPMRHNRKGTLEVYVSPFRLSYVYEEQKDFIVFLDVYHKDKQ encoded by the coding sequence ATGGTAACTGTATCTTATGATGACCATTTTTGTAAAGTTATATCCAATCTTGATAATACTTATAAGCTTCGTGTTAAGAAGCAGATACGGAAAATTGTGTCTAATCCAGTGATTGGTAAGCCTATGAGACATAATCGTAAGGGTACTCTTGAGGTGTATGTTTCTCCATTTCGTTTGTCTTATGTTTATGAAGAGCAAAAAGATTTTATAGTATTTTTAGATGTTTATCATAAAGATAAACAATAA
- a CDS encoding helix-hairpin-helix domain-containing protein: MDDEYLKQLDNTLKEYVATITNNITLINNIIDKNDLFGVSKEITELYKRTDDLSKTYKQLDEKVIKSLAKQEQILNVMGNSKNFQKPSKLKTQLKKSKYVAVKINSEREKRSGVTLHDFKIKKTKTRQGNFFIIDGNVFTKDCKELDINVFFEIYDKNGELVDKDYDFISVSRENPLQEVSMSFDVKDLDSIKVVNVYPEINNNQNIFDYQSVDLDNSRNRKETQPTKSIPTESFSLVNINTAGVNELSKLPGINMILAKKLIQLRQDGYIVTSLNDLGQKLNLKEFELEQLEPYITIEQDTRKSRTLDI; the protein is encoded by the coding sequence ATGGATGATGAATATCTAAAACAATTAGACAATACTTTAAAAGAGTATGTTGCAACTATAACAAATAATATTACATTAATAAATAATATTATTGATAAGAATGATTTATTTGGTGTTTCTAAAGAGATTACTGAACTTTACAAAAGAACAGATGATTTATCTAAAACATATAAACAGTTAGATGAAAAAGTAATTAAATCACTAGCAAAACAAGAACAGATATTAAATGTAATGGGAAACTCTAAAAATTTTCAAAAACCATCAAAACTAAAAACTCAATTAAAAAAATCCAAATATGTGGCAGTGAAAATAAATTCTGAAAGGGAAAAGAGAAGTGGGGTAACGTTACATGATTTTAAAATAAAAAAAACCAAGACAAGACAAGGAAATTTCTTCATAATAGATGGTAATGTTTTTACAAAAGATTGTAAAGAATTAGATATAAATGTTTTTTTTGAAATATATGATAAAAATGGGGAATTGGTGGATAAAGACTATGATTTTATATCAGTAAGTAGAGAAAATCCGCTTCAGGAGGTATCAATGTCTTTTGATGTTAAAGATTTAGATTCAATAAAAGTAGTGAATGTATATCCTGAAATAAATAATAATCAAAATATATTTGATTATCAAAGTGTTGATTTGGATAATAGTAGAAATAGAAAAGAAACTCAACCAACTAAATCAATTCCAACCGAGTCATTCTCATTAGTTAATATAAATACTGCAGGTGTAAATGAATTATCAAAACTTCCTGGAATAAATATGATACTTGCAAAAAAATTAATTCAACTACGTCAAGATGGATATATTGTAACTTCTCTTAATGATCTAGGCCAAAAACTAAATTTAAAAGAGTTTGAATTAGAACAATTAGAACCATATATAACAATAGAACAAGATACTAGAAAAAGTAGAACATTAGATATATAA
- the thiM gene encoding hydroxyethylthiazole kinase, with amino-acid sequence MLEQCSKNIEKLRNKCPLTHCITNYVTINDCANVVLAIGGSPAMANEAPEIEEFVEAAGVTIINMGTLLEDQIEPMQIAACHTKKTNTPLVLDPVAVGVSKLRNDITIDLINKSSVDVIRGNMSEIKAIANLFNITDEKSVAKGVDVSSDDIITKDNIKSNASLVKAVADKLNTTIAVSGAIDIISDGVSIYLIDNGEEVMSKITGSGCMLTCVIGSFCAITSPLEAAIIGSLSMAISGELARRKMEINNEGSGSFRTYLIDMMYNMNDETIMKYGKLYKLE; translated from the coding sequence ATGTTAGAACAATGTAGTAAAAATATAGAAAAACTAAGAAATAAATGTCCATTAACACATTGTATTACAAATTATGTAACAATTAATGACTGTGCTAATGTTGTACTTGCTATTGGTGGATCACCAGCTATGGCAAATGAAGCTCCTGAGATTGAAGAATTTGTTGAAGCTGCAGGTGTTACTATCATTAATATGGGTACTTTACTTGAAGATCAAATAGAACCAATGCAAATTGCAGCTTGTCATACAAAAAAGACAAACACACCCCTTGTTCTTGATCCAGTTGCTGTAGGTGTTTCTAAATTAAGAAATGATATTACTATTGATTTGATTAATAAATCATCAGTTGATGTTATTCGTGGAAATATGTCTGAAATAAAAGCTATTGCTAATCTTTTTAATATTACAGATGAAAAATCTGTAGCTAAAGGAGTAGATGTTTCAAGTGATGATATTATTACAAAAGATAATATTAAATCAAATGCTTCTTTAGTAAAAGCTGTTGCAGATAAACTTAATACAACAATTGCAGTTTCTGGTGCAATAGATATTATTTCAGATGGAGTAAGTATCTATCTTATTGATAATGGTGAAGAAGTCATGTCTAAAATTACAGGTAGTGGTTGTATGCTTACCTGTGTTATCGGATCCTTTTGTGCTATTACAAGTCCACTAGAAGCAGCAATTATTGGAAGTTTATCCATGGCTATTTCTGGAGAATTAGCAAGAAGAAAAATGGAAATAAATAATGAAGGTTCAGGTTCTTTTAGAACATATCTGATTGATATGATGTATAATATGAATGATGAAACTATTATGAAATATGGAAAGTTATATAAATTGGAGTGA
- a CDS encoding HAD family hydrolase encodes MKKFFIFDFDGTLVNTLDDSVIAYNESLKIHGKYGESVNKDCVDFDNFIENMAKDKEVLKTYREIYDKCNKIHTLPYPGINSMLEKLDKSDSEVAICSNRIQNLLDDLTGKFFSTINFKYVIGQKMDGCRKPNPCLINGILNNETYKKDEIVYIGDRMVDIETAKNVGIDVAVVTWGQGNNKAYHDKYPIKIIRKSEEILSL; translated from the coding sequence ATGAAAAAATTTTTTATCTTTGACTTTGATGGAACACTAGTTAATACATTAGATGATTCAGTAATAGCATATAATGAATCCTTAAAAATACATGGAAAATATGGAGAAAGTGTTAATAAGGATTGTGTGGATTTTGATAATTTTATTGAAAACATGGCAAAAGATAAGGAAGTTCTAAAAACATACAGGGAAATATATGACAAATGTAATAAGATACATACTCTTCCGTATCCTGGAATTAATTCAATGCTTGAAAAATTAGATAAATCTGATTCTGAAGTAGCAATATGTTCAAATAGAATACAGAACCTGCTGGATGATCTTACAGGAAAGTTTTTTTCCACAATAAATTTTAAGTATGTTATAGGACAAAAAATGGATGGATGTCGTAAACCTAATCCTTGTCTAATAAATGGTATTTTAAATAATGAAACTTATAAAAAAGATGAAATAGTCTATATAGGTGATAGAATGGTAGATATAGAAACAGCAAAAAATGTTGGAATTGATGTGGCAGTTGTAACATGGGGTCAGGGAAATAATAAAGCATATCATGATAAATATCCTATAAAAATAATAAGAAAATCAGAGGAAATATTATCATTATAA
- a CDS encoding 4Fe-4S binding protein — protein MVVNSKRQNELKPLGVLLQNDREHFSVRLLSRAGNFTAEDIINIAHLSKKYGQGYVGETTRLQIEIPWIKDEDVEEFLKEAETLGLKHGGTGPKVRPLVSCKGTICIHGNIDTQSITRKLEDKYFGMKTPHKCKIGVNGCVNNCAKATMSDIGITGITEPQINRNKCVGCGLCVDVCKPKALEIINKKVVQNKTLCVSCGDCVRTCKFEAITTKEKGAEIFIGGMLGRNIKNGISLGIFKEEEILSVVDSIIKYYMEFGKDNERISYVMDRIGENKVINTILKDITKNS, from the coding sequence ATGGTAGTGAATTCTAAAAGACAAAATGAATTAAAACCACTGGGAGTATTGTTACAAAATGATAGAGAACATTTTTCAGTACGATTATTAAGTAGGGCAGGAAATTTCACAGCTGAAGATATAATAAACATAGCCCATTTATCTAAAAAGTATGGTCAAGGATATGTTGGAGAAACCACAAGACTTCAAATAGAAATTCCATGGATAAAAGATGAGGATGTTGAAGAATTTCTAAAAGAAGCAGAAACTTTAGGATTAAAGCATGGTGGAACTGGCCCTAAGGTAAGACCACTTGTATCATGTAAAGGAACAATTTGTATTCATGGGAATATTGATACACAATCAATAACAAGAAAATTAGAAGATAAATATTTTGGTATGAAAACTCCACATAAATGTAAAATAGGTGTAAATGGCTGTGTAAATAACTGTGCTAAGGCAACCATGAGTGATATTGGAATAACTGGTATAACAGAACCACAAATTAATAGAAATAAATGTGTAGGGTGTGGTTTATGTGTAGATGTATGTAAACCTAAAGCACTTGAAATTATCAATAAGAAAGTAGTTCAAAATAAGACATTATGTGTAAGTTGTGGTGATTGTGTAAGAACATGTAAATTTGAAGCTATAACTACTAAAGAAAAAGGTGCTGAAATATTTATTGGAGGAATGCTTGGTAGAAATATAAAAAATGGAATATCACTTGGAATATTTAAAGAAGAAGAAATATTATCTGTTGTTGATTCTATTATAAAATATTATATGGAATTTGGGAAAGATAATGAACGTATATCCTATGTTATGGATAGAATTGGGGAAAATAAAGTTATTAATACTATTTTAAAAGATATAACTAAAAACTCATGA
- a CDS encoding ATP-binding protein gives MEVGNLITEDYAGKQSINFVISELVNNIYDHTSFEKKYASHGYIYAQLYPIWKKLDITVYDDGLSIPGRFDKSNVDYENDCHAIEKALTQFTTIKNRQSERGNGLGSCMKLIKANKGSALIVSRKGCLEVDEKRKKYHYHNLNNEKLFKGTLITLRFRDNPINFYEALDDGYIHGTPYKYVENNI, from the coding sequence ATGGAAGTTGGAAATTTAATTACAGAGGATTATGCGGGAAAACAATCAATTAACTTCGTTATCTCAGAATTGGTGAACAATATATATGATCATACATCATTCGAAAAAAAATATGCAAGTCATGGTTATATCTATGCTCAACTATATCCTATCTGGAAAAAATTAGATATAACTGTATATGATGATGGATTATCTATTCCTGGAAGATTTGATAAATCAAATGTAGACTATGAAAATGATTGTCATGCTATTGAAAAAGCATTAACCCAATTTACAACTATCAAAAATAGACAATCTGAACGAGGAAATGGATTAGGGTCATGTATGAAATTAATCAAAGCTAATAAAGGTTCAGCTTTAATTGTTTCTAGAAAAGGATGTTTAGAAGTAGATGAAAAAAGAAAAAAATATCATTATCATAACCTAAACAATGAAAAATTATTCAAAGGAACATTAATAACATTAAGATTTAGGGATAACCCCATAAATTTTTATGAAGCATTGGATGATGGATACATTCATGGAACACCCTACAAATACGTGGAGAATAATATATGA
- a CDS encoding universal stress protein produces the protein MYNKILLPVDGSKNSEKAIKHATTLAIDEEAEIVILYVVDHRSLTSLPENALEDKELADYEKQGEVVTQRVVDQINGIIKETSPDKTIKTEKLIVEGNPANIIIKAIEKKDIDVVVIANSGKNFVDRFLIGSVTERIIRCSTVPIVVIPTKSE, from the coding sequence ATGTACAATAAAATATTATTACCAGTGGATGGTTCAAAAAATTCTGAAAAAGCAATAAAACATGCAACTACATTAGCAATTGATGAAGAAGCAGAAATAGTCATATTGTATGTGGTGGATCATAGAAGTTTAACAAGCCTTCCAGAAAATGCTCTAGAAGATAAAGAACTAGCAGACTATGAAAAACAAGGGGAAGTAGTAACACAACGTGTAGTAGATCAAATAAATGGAATTATTAAAGAAACCTCTCCTGATAAAACAATAAAAACAGAAAAATTAATAGTAGAAGGAAATCCTGCAAACATCATAATAAAAGCTATAGAAAAGAAAGATATTGACGTTGTTGTAATAGCAAATAGTGGAAAAAACTTTGTTGATAGATTCCTTATTGGAAGTGTAACAGAAAGAATAATTAGATGTTCTACTGTACCAATTGTAGTAATACCAACAAAATCAGAGTAA
- a CDS encoding TIGR04076 family protein: protein MKKVKITVMRKACYEDLISKYENPIEHACDVEEGKVYIANGWNRPENFCESAWSTISPFVLALSCGGEDIYDGWMKNKKSAMISCNDGFRPVSFLIEAIDK, encoded by the coding sequence ATGAAAAAAGTAAAAATTACAGTTATGCGTAAGGCATGTTATGAGGATTTAATTTCAAAATATGAAAATCCCATAGAACATGCATGTGATGTAGAAGAAGGAAAAGTATACATAGCTAATGGATGGAATAGGCCAGAAAATTTCTGTGAAAGTGCATGGAGTACTATTTCACCCTTTGTTCTAGCCCTATCCTGTGGTGGTGAGGATATTTATGATGGATGGATGAAAAATAAGAAATCAGCTATGATTTCATGTAACGATGGTTTTAGACCAGTTAGTTTTCTTATTGAAGCAATAGATAAATAG
- a CDS encoding DUF1802 family protein: MTEITKCLNEWNATIEALGCGKQSILIRKYSTTLNEFLLYPTVSYANKDNYLDSFKNEDIDFVKENTLPKSVDKKYEVKYYAKVEEIIEKSANRIGSLNKYHIWTRDHVSSYLDGNKAKVWLLRVYKLDKPILTKRSNGMVFANTNKKISLSNMKPVISDVEFNKIKEDIIG; this comes from the coding sequence ATGACTGAAATAACTAAATGTCTAAATGAGTGGAATGCTACTATTGAAGCATTAGGATGTGGAAAACAATCAATTCTTATTAGAAAGTACTCTACAACATTAAATGAATTCTTATTATATCCAACAGTAAGTTATGCTAATAAAGATAACTACTTGGATAGTTTTAAAAATGAGGATATTGATTTTGTTAAAGAAAATACTCTTCCAAAATCTGTTGATAAAAAATATGAAGTTAAATACTATGCAAAAGTAGAAGAAATTATTGAAAAATCAGCAAATAGGATAGGTTCATTAAATAAATATCATATATGGACACGAGATCATGTAAGTAGTTATTTAGATGGTAATAAAGCTAAAGTATGGCTACTTAGAGTATATAAATTAGATAAACCAATATTAACTAAACGAAGTAATGGAATGGTATTTGCTAATACTAATAAGAAAATATCACTTAGTAATATGAAACCAGTAATTAGTGATGTTGAATTTAATAAAATTAAAGAAGATATAATTGGATAA
- a CDS encoding HEPN domain-containing protein: MGFDWKKYHEVGEHLKNYSEDEAYQRAAISRYYYAYFNIIRRYFEKKHYEIHSKYVHQKLIDELKNSLDDNEYQLSDYLKRFRGYRNNADYDDKFKARNIQKTQKLIKDMDKILSKLQ; encoded by the coding sequence ATGGGGTTTGATTGGAAAAAATATCACGAGGTAGGGGAACATCTTAAAAACTATTCTGAAGATGAAGCATATCAACGTGCAGCTATCAGCAGATATTACTATGCTTATTTCAATATAATTAGGAGATACTTTGAAAAAAAGCACTATGAAATTCATTCTAAATATGTACATCAAAAACTTATAGATGAATTAAAGAATTCCCTTGATGATAATGAATATCAACTGAGTGATTATTTAAAAAGATTCCGTGGGTATAGGAATAATGCAGATTATGATGACAAGTTTAAAGCACGGAATATACAAAAAACACAGAAATTAATTAAAGATATGGATAAGATATTATCTAAACTTCAATAA